In Lentisphaerota bacterium, the DNA window TCATGATCAGGCTTGAGGGATTCCTCCTGACCGCTGATACGGTCTCGGAACTTTTCCAGACTGATCATGCCCTTGCTGCCGATGACTGTCAGTCCGCCACGCGCCATGCCCGGCATCCCCTCGTAGGAGAAGGTGAGTTCCCCAATGCCGTCAATACCCTCAAACTCCAGCAGGGCGACGATCGTTTTGTTGTGCCAGTACGGCAGATCGCCAACGCGGTTGCCCAGCGCGGTCACCCTGCGAACGGGTCTGCCGCAAAGCCAGCGGAGCATGTCCACCTGATGCACCCCGCTGCCGGTGACCATCGTGCGGCCGGATTCTCGTGTGGCATACCACGGGGCGTTGGCAAACTTCTCACGGACGTACTGGTACAATTCGGTGATGCCGATGTAGGCGATGTCGCCAAGGCGGCCGGAGGCAATCAGTTCTCTTGCGCGAGGATAGATGCTCCGAAAGCGCATCTCGTGGTGAATCATCAGATGCACTCCGGCCTTCCTGGCAGATGCCACGATGGCCCGCGCATCCGGCAACGTCGGCGCAATTGGCTTGGTCAGCAGGATCTGAACTCCTGCGGCACAGGCCGCCTCCGCGTGCGTGCGATGCAAGTGGTCCGGGGTGAGGATGCTCACCACGTCCACCCGCCCCGCCGAGAACAGATCGTCGATACTCGTGTGGAGGGTCGTCGGCTTTCTCAGGGTCGCCGCCACCTTCTCGGCCACCTCGCGGCGGGTATCACACAGTGCGATGCGATCCACTTCTGGCCTCGTGTCGTAAACTGCGGCGTGCTTTCCGCCCAAGCCATACTGTGATCCAAGTCCAATGATAGCTGCGTTCATAACTCAATCATCTCTTGCGTCGGCCGAACGTTACGGGTGAGACGACGGTATCCCGGCCCCTCCACCGCCTGGTTGGGGCTTCATTTCTGGAACATCTCCGTGAGAACACTGAGCAGTTTATTCGATGCAGTTGGGGAGAGACGGCC includes these proteins:
- a CDS encoding Gfo/Idh/MocA family oxidoreductase, with amino-acid sequence MNAAIIGLGSQYGLGGKHAAVYDTRPEVDRIALCDTRREVAEKVAATLRKPTTLHTSIDDLFSAGRVDVVSILTPDHLHRTHAEAACAAGVQILLTKPIAPTLPDARAIVASARKAGVHLMIHHEMRFRSIYPRARELIASGRLGDIAYIGITELYQYVREKFANAPWYATRESGRTMVTGSGVHQVDMLRWLCGRPVRRVTALGNRVGDLPYWHNKTIVALLEFEGIDGIGELTFSYEGMPGMARGGLTVIGSKGMISLEKFRDRISGQEESLKPDHEEDSHQAGVHAFLDALRDGRPVPITGEDGFDSVATAHAIDVSCETGQTAKPEQLRESAT